Part of the Phycisphaerales bacterium genome, GTGTGAAGGCGGGCATCGATGCGTGGCGCGCGAGCAACGCGACCTACCCGCTGGTGACCGGTGCCGACGAGGTCGCCCTCGAGTATGCCGTGAGCAGCTTCCCGACGGTGTTCGTCATCACCAAGGACGGCAAGCTCGTGTTCACCATGTCCGAGTACAACGAAGAGACCTTCAAGAGCAGCATCGCCGAGGCGGTGCAGAAGGCGCTCGACGGCGGGTTCGACGCCGGCTCGGTGACGACCACGCAGATGGGCGGCAACCAGTCGGAAGTCAACCAGGGCAACGGCAACCAGACCACCGAGGAAGGTGGGAACCAGTCGGGCGGTAATCAGTCCGGCGGCAATCAGTCCGGTGGGAACCGGCCTGGTGGGAACAAGCCCCAGTAAGCAGGACTCCATCTGATCTACAAGCGAAAACGCCCGCGGCCGGGAAGGTCGCGGGCGTTCTTGTTTGGGCAGCTTCGACGGCTTACTTCTTGCCGTGCATCAGGGCGGCCTGGGCGGCGGCCAGGCGTGCGATGGGCACGCGGAAGGGCGAGCAGCTCACGTAGTCGAGGCCCGCGGCGTGGCAGAAGTGCACGCTGGTCGGGTCGCCGCCGTGCTCGCCGCACACGCCGATCTTGATCTGATCGTTGGCGTCGCGGCCCTTCTCGATGGCCATCTTGACGAGCTCGCCCACGCCCTCGGGGTCGAGCTGCTGGAAGGGATCGGCGGGCAAGATCTCCTGGCCCACGTACTCGGGCAGGAAGGTCGCCGAGTCGTCACGCGAGTAGCCGAAGGTCATCTGCGTGAGGTCGTTGGTGCCGAAGCTGAAGAAGTCGGCGTGCTCGGCGATCTTGTCGGCGGTAATGGCGGCGCGGGGCACCTCGATCATCGTGCCGATCTTGATGTTGAGCGCGCTCTTGATGTCGTTCTCGGCGCGGACGTCGTGGATGGTCTGCTCGACGAGCTTGCGCAGCACGCCCAGCTCCTTGGCCACGCCCACGAGCGGGATCATGATCTCGGGCATCGCCTTGATCTTGTTGTGCTGGCAGTTGATCATCGCCTCGACGATCGCCCGCACCTGCATCACCAGGATCTCGGGATAGGTCACCGCCAGGCGGCAGCCGCGGTGGCCCAGCATGGGGTTGCTCTCGTGGAGCTGCGCGACGCGCTGCTCGACCTTCTTGGCCGGCACGCCCAGGGTCTTGGCGACCTCCTTGATCGTCGCCGGCTCGTGCGGCAGGAACTCGTGCAGCGGCGGATCCAGCAGGCGGATGGTGACGGGCAGGCCCTTCATGGCGGTGAAGATGCCGATGAAGTCGTCGCGCTGGAAGGGCAGCAGCTTGGCCAGCGCTCGCTCGCGGTCTTCCTTGTGCTCGGCCAGGATCATCTCGCGCATCGCCATGATGCGCTCGCCCTCGAAGAACATGTGCTCGGTGCGGCACAGCCCGATGCCCTGGGCGCCGAAGTCTCGGGCGCGGCGGGAGTCCTCGGGCGTGTCGGCGTTGGTGCGCACCAGCAGCGTGCGGTGCTTATCGGCCCAGCGCATGATCTTGGCGAAGTCGCCGCTGAGCTTGGGCTCGACGGTCGGGATGGCGCCGCTCATGATCTCGCCGGTGGTGCCGTCGATGGAAATCGTGTCGGTGCGCTTGAAGGTCTTGTTGCCGACGGTGAAGGTGCCCTTCTTGGCGTCGATGTGCACGTCGCCCGCGCCGGCCACGCAGCACTTGCCCCAGCCGCGGGCAACGACCGCCGCGTGGCTGGTCATGCCGCCGGTGCTGGTCAGGATGCCAACCGCCGAGTGCATGCCGTCGACGTCCTCGGGGCTGGTCTCCTTGCGGACCAGGATGACGTCCTCGTCGTGCGACCGCTCCACGGCTTCCTCGGCCGTGAACGCCGGCTTCCCGACGGCCGCGCCGGGCGAGGCCGGCAGGCCTCGCGTGAGCACGGAGCCCTTGGGCTTGGCCCCCTCGTCGAAGCTGGGAAGGAGCATCTGGATGAGGTCGGCCGCGGGGATGCGCAGGATCGCCTCTTCCTCGGTGATCAGTCGCTCGCGGACCATGTCGCACGCGATGCGGACGGCCGCGGCGCCCGTGCGCTTGCCCGTGCGCGTCTGGAGCATGAAGAGCTTGCCACCCTCGATGGTGAACTCGATGTCCTGCATGTCCTTGTAGTGCTCTTCGAGCGTGCCCTTGATCTTCAGCAACTGGTCGTGGACCTTGCTGTTCCACTTGGGCATTTCCTCGACGGGCTGGGGCGTGCGGATGCCCGCGACCACGTCCTCGCCCTGGGCGTTGATGAGGAACTCGCCGTAAAACTTGTTCTCGCCGGTGCTGGGGTTGCGCGTGAAGGCCACGCCCGTGCCCGAGTCCTCGCCCATGTT contains:
- the ppdK gene encoding pyruvate, phosphate dikinase, producing the protein MAPPAKTSKRHAAKTTKKAPMVKKTRPNVGGRPRDAKMVYYFGKTKAEATSDMKTLVGGKGANLSEMTSIGLPVPPGFTITTETCAKYYEGGKRLPHGLMNEVHQNMSLVAKEMGREFGSKDNPLLVSVRSGAAVSMPGMMDTILNLGLNDEAVEGLANVTGNRRFAYDAYRRLINMFGDVVMGVGHEVFERAFDKIKIKYEARTDNDVPEKGIVELAEAYKTVYRKAVGDEFPQNPSKQLELAIEAVFKSWNADRAISYRRLSGITGLTGTAVNIQAMVYGNMGEDSGTGVAFTRNPSTGENKFYGEFLINAQGEDVVAGIRTPQPVEEMPKWNSKVHDQLLKIKGTLEEHYKDMQDIEFTIEGGKLFMLQTRTGKRTGAAAVRIACDMVRERLITEEEAILRIPAADLIQMLLPSFDEGAKPKGSVLTRGLPASPGAAVGKPAFTAEEAVERSHDEDVILVRKETSPEDVDGMHSAVGILTSTGGMTSHAAVVARGWGKCCVAGAGDVHIDAKKGTFTVGNKTFKRTDTISIDGTTGEIMSGAIPTVEPKLSGDFAKIMRWADKHRTLLVRTNADTPEDSRRARDFGAQGIGLCRTEHMFFEGERIMAMREMILAEHKEDRERALAKLLPFQRDDFIGIFTAMKGLPVTIRLLDPPLHEFLPHEPATIKEVAKTLGVPAKKVEQRVAQLHESNPMLGHRGCRLAVTYPEILVMQVRAIVEAMINCQHNKIKAMPEIMIPLVGVAKELGVLRKLVEQTIHDVRAENDIKSALNIKIGTMIEVPRAAITADKIAEHADFFSFGTNDLTQMTFGYSRDDSATFLPEYVGQEILPADPFQQLDPEGVGELVKMAIEKGRDANDQIKIGVCGEHGGDPTSVHFCHAAGLDYVSCSPFRVPIARLAAAQAALMHGKK